From the Oryzias latipes chromosome 22, ASM223467v1 genome, one window contains:
- the rlf gene encoding zinc finger protein Rlf isoform X2 → MAENNVEAEHEWSDWALDSAEDTLIAMETLLATLRAFEDVLRQQPISMASSTEYCDNFCQALMHYAGSRNSMEHGLPLLEVYCLSINCFAAARSHLTAESDRVALVLKRLALSCFELLLSVPENEIPFEAWVQFNQSVQIAHDSLLQFGSTDLQALLQITGEGGAWSNPILTALLTGQATNPDEVEAYILLEGEGFMEMRVKHLEKMGEVAKAVVLAKACSECSFIPNQAMFRQTFVSLLCHLLPNEEAIIEISRLDCKDVLEITCNLEMEGEENTAFILCTTFLTQQLQQQNLYCSWELTLLWSKLQRRLDPSLVSLLERCLQLGAIAKTVQHLLYLVRVIQTEAEELGTPASVELCVKALQLPKQEDSETRISVCKTISCLLRNDLEVLRACQLTELLLGSSQEAFTCLEELYLRPDQKYDQENEVIPNSLRCELLLALKAYWPFDPEFWDWKTLKYHCNFLLGLNAESEGEGEQEKEVKTKKLEVPVVQKRVETDLHCRINGGLGSHEHQDKKEPHPEVDASSEVKREKFCCKICKRSFTDTQIVHHSKRHSQENNHLCPVCLEKFKSRKDLVPHMKKHIGSKSIPSQNNTKDDEEDDVEPGEITLDPSLVLYYNSTRDPDLLHHIVQQTKTSKEKSPDDDEYVTFDYIEHHFKLQNRDEYPCPGTKCKRVFKHSKYLYVHLKSDHKGDENVKYFHQMRDKREKCVFCRRHFVSAYHHRKHRRAHYGDQPYTCVVVGCGAKFSTSNELVVHKQTHGYQLSYQCELQGCYVTYADLGQLYHHEAQHFRDAAFACCSTECKKYFLSKKEFMKHLSTHKITFTEEDFEAQRKAKRKLFKIITEPPVGFNQLSDPTDGVNGEVLNPPSMSCASSVEDFPNKEPKATMTLVAVCFDGSKFTCGFEKCGMTFSRARDVQRHLKCAHPEHLKLENREHKHDKEQGSKGMDTNVAPDGEEKETDEHSAPLKPVETDKKTATPPKSNETSFLSRHAKNDGLKEILLGLSKLSLNSVPLSSPSEPSQSSQDASLKFSHQAILEKPPVVLLNKNSDMSDEQMVVAKEEYTESLGNAKPYVCVYAGCGFRTAKSYSLLRHYISKHGCSLEEARKMTSFKTTSFKPYACQLCSKSHREKHVLRAHYIQAHKMSGALVDKISCGTVQLEQDKKSSSQPLSNIDPKGIKKETVIMEHQQKSNTPSLISENGQNSDNHSPSEGEGEDEVGRKEDNEEQKEEDETKTTQQVRTRRLVAKNNLCYILDKFSKPFHCVAKNCDAAFSTQGGLVRHLQFIHHYNRSQLLLDKDSDVQGPEVRKEPARKRAQPNPDEPQPQFKCHFANCHAVYHLKSSLVRHTRDFHSQPPELIRCKHEGCSRVFSHSSALKKHMLYSHCEYYDSLVVRLQSTHKKSITGCQNKLVVSQEGCQKTDAGSPDTHDGTSSPRAEGTEQLEENRGNSSQKKKESGAKKSKRANVSDLVLRSHEEALQMCQDRCLRMAYPCMVQGCDSVVKYLHSVHRHYMKVHHLGREELHKNADTLVFHAERLEELIQRKSAQPAATGAGSPNEGQEKETLKESESPEEQPEPTGVPSVPAESESPEEQPEPTGFPSVPAETQDGGSPDPPISTEEQKEEKEEPSPVETNEVPVGSNEVVEGEASTDEKPEEMPVAPQSSPKLEERLSLDQIRPLLRPVTVDLSPPYSLRFAPEESSQDTSEHKEDCKMVNGSAAVSSPTVRLPLKRKNEISEQPSNVKDTQPSSPQHSFDITAYKPIGFESSFLKFIQETAPKDEEALVKRRDTFKRSCSVKENHHLGISHTRGRRTHSPLLKSNSTTGDFTSIQNLKSILDKALAGCGDLAIKQLQFLKPVVVLGRPVCTTLPDLFPSDTNNSKLLLGS, encoded by the exons ATTGCCCATGACAGCTTACTGCAGTTTGGAAGTACAGACCTCCAAGCTTTGCTGCAGATCACAGGAGAAGGTGgagcatggagcaaccccatcCTCACTGCCCTCCTCACTGGCCAGGCCACCAACCCAGACGAAG TTGAAGCTTATATACTCTTGGAGGGCGAGGGCTTCATGGAGATGCGGGTTAAACACCTGGAGAAGATGGGCGAGGTGGCGAAAGCGGTTGTGTTGGCCAAAGCCTGCAGCGAATGCAGCTTCATTCCCAACCAGGCCATGTTTCGCCAAACATTCGTCTCCCTTCTTTGTCACTTGCTGCCCAACGAGGAGGCAATAATAGAG atatCCAGGCTTGACTGTAaggatgttctggagatcacATGTAATTTGGAGATGGAGGGAGAAGAGAACACAGCCTTCATCCTGTGCACAACCTTCCTaacgcagcagctgcagcagcagaatctTTACTGCTCCTG GGAGTTGACTCTGCTGTGGAGTAAGCTACAGAGGAGACTTGACCCCTCACTGGTGTCTCTTTTGGAACGATGCCTTCAGCTCGGTGCCATTGCCAAAACAGTTCAACACCTGCTTTACCTTGTTCGTGTTATTCAAACAGAG GCAGAAGAATTGGGAACACCTGCTTCTGTTGAACTTTGTGTCAAAGCCCTACAACTCCCAAAGCAGGAGGACTCTGAAACCAGAATATCTGTCTGCAAGACAATATCTTGTCTTCTTCGAAATGATCTTGAAGTGTTGCGTGCCTGCCAGCTCACCGAGTTGCTGCTTGGCTCTAGCCAGGAAGCCTTTACTTGTCTTGAAGAACTCTACTTACGGCCCGACCAAAAATATGACCAAGAAAACGAGGTTATTCCCAACTCCCTACGCTGTGAGTTGCTCCTTGCACTAAAAGCTTACTGGCCTTTCGACCCAGAGTTTTGGGACTGGAAAACTCTTAAGTATCACTGCAATTTCTTGCTGGGACTGAATGCCGAGTCAGAAGGGGAAGGGGAACAGGAAAAGGAGGTGAAGACTAAAAAACTTGAGGTACCAGTGGTTCAAAAGAGGGTTGAGACTGACCTCCACTGCAGGATAAACGGAGGACTTGGGAGTCACGAGCATCAAGACAAAAAAGAGCCTCACCCAGAAGTCGATGCGTCTTCTGAGGTAAAAAGGGAAAAGTTTTGCTGTAAGATTTGTAAGAGGTCATTCACTGATACTCAGATCGTTCACCACTCCAAAAGACACTCCCAGGAAAACAATCACCTCTGTCCAGTTTGCCTGGAGAAGTTTAAGAGCAGAAAAGATCTTGTCCCTCACATGAAAAAACACATTGGAAGCAAATCGATTCCTtctcaaaacaacacaaaagatgatgaggaggatgatGTAGAACCTGGCGAGATCACCTTAGACCCATCTTTAGTGCTCTACTACAACTCCACTCGAGATCCAGATCTGTTGCATCACATCGTACAGCAGACCAAAACCTCCAAAGAGAAGAGTCCGGACGATGATGAGTATGTAACGTTCGATTACATCGAACACCACTTCAAGCTGCAGAACCGGGATGAATATCCATGCCCGGGAACCAAGTGCAAGCGGGTTTTCAAGCATTCCAAGTATCTGTACGTCCACTTGAAGTCAGATCACAAAGGTGACGAGAATGTTAAGTACTTTCACCAGATGAGAGACAAACGGGAAAAGTGTGTGTTTTGTCGACGGCATTTTGTCTCAGCCTACCATCATCGCAAACACAGACGGGCCCACTACGGGGATCAGCCTTACACTTGTGTGGTGGTCGGCTGCGGTGCGAAGTTCAGCACATCGAACGAACTGGTTGTGCACAAGCAGACCCACGGCTATCAGCTGAGCTACCAATGCGAGCTTCAAGGCTGCTACGTCACCTACGCCGACTTGGGGCAGCTGTATCACCACGAAGCACAGCATTTCCGAGATGCAGCATTTGCCTGCTGTAGCACTGAATGTAAGAAATACTTCCTATCCAAAAAGGAATTTATGAAGCATTTATCAACACACAAGATAACTTTCACAGAAGAAGACTTTGAGGCTCAGAGGAAGGCAAAGCGAAAACTTTTTAAGATCATCACTGAACCCCCAGTGGGTTTCAACCAGCTGAGCGATCCAACAGATGGCGTCAATGGAGAGGTTCTGAACCCTCCATCAATGAGTTGTGCCTCCTCTGTTGAAGATTTTCCCAACAAGGAGCCCAAGGCCACTATGACCCTTGTGGCTGTGTGCTTCGATGGCAGCAAATTTACCTGCGGCTTTGAAAAGTGTGGCATGACTTTTTCCAGAGCCAGAGATGTCCAGAGACACTTGAAATGTGCACACCCGGAGCACCTTAAACTGGAGAACAGAGAGCACAAACACGACAAAGAGCAGGGCTCCAAGGGGATGGATACCAATGTGGCGCCAGACGGTGAAGAAAAGGAAACGGATGAGCACTCGGCTCCATTAAAACCAGTCGAAACTGACAAAAAGACTGCCACCCCTCCCAAAAGCAACGAAACAAGCTTTTTGAGTCGCCATGCCAAAAACGACGGACTAAAAGAAATTCTACTTGGGTTGAGTAAACTAAGTTTGAACTCTGTGCCTCTTAGCTCGCCAAGTGAGCCCTCTCAGTCCAGTCAAGATGCGTCTTTAAAGTTTAGTCATCAAGCTATCCTGGAGAAACCTCCAGTTGTATTGCTCAACAAAAATTCTGATATGTCTGACGAACAAATGGTAGTAGCGAAGGAAGAATACACCGAATCGCTAGGTAATGCAAAACCGTACGTCTGTGTGTACGCAGGGTGTGGCTTCAGGACTGCCAAGAGTTACAGTTTGCTGCGCCACTACATCTCCAAACATGGCTGCAGCCTTGAAGAAGCCCGTAAAATGACCTCTTTCAAAACCACCTCGTTCAAACCCTACGCCTGCCAACTTTGTTCCAAGAGCCACAGAGAAAAACACGTACTTAGAGCTCACTACATTCAAGCCCATAAAATGAGCGGGGCTTTGGTGGATAAAATAAGCTGTGGAACAGTACAACTTGAGCAAGACAAAAAGTCGTCCTCTCAACCCTTGAGCAACATTGATCCAAAAGGGATAAAGAAAGAGACAGTGATAATGGAACACCAGCAGAAGTCAAACACGCCGAGTCTGATTAGTGAGAACGGACAAAACTCTGACAATCATTCACCATCTGAAGGGGAAGGAGAAGACGAAGTAGGGAGGAAAGAGGACAACGAAGAGcagaaggaggaagatgagaccaAAACTACACAGCAAGTCAGAACAAGACGTTTGGTAGCCAAAAATAACCTGTGCTATATACTGGATAAATTCAGCAAACCCTTCCATTGCGTGGCGAAAAACTGTGACGCAGCGTTCTCCACTCAGGGAGGCCTGGTGCGGCATCTACAGTTCATACACCATTACAACCGCTCTCAACTCCTGCTGGACAAAGACTCTGATGTCCAAGGTCCAGAGGTCCGAAAGGAGCCCGCGAGGAAAAGAGCTCAGCCAAACCCGGATGAGCCTCAGCCTCAGTTTAAATGTCACTTTGCTAACTGTCATGCCGTCTACCACCTCAAAAGCAGTTTAGTGCGTCACACACGGGATTTTCACTCGCAGCCACCTGAGCTCATTAGATGCAAGCATGAGGGCTGCTCAAGGGTCTTCAGTCACAGCAGTGCTCTTAAAAAGCATATGCTTTATAGTCACTGTGAATACTATGATTCCCTGGTGGTACGACTTCAGAGCACTCACAAAAAGTCGATTACTGGATGCCAAAATAAGCTTGTGGTGTCACAGGAGGGTTGCCAGAAAACAGACGCTGGTTCACCAGACACACATGATGGGACATCGAGTCCAAGGGCCGAAGGAACAGAACAGTTGGAAGAGAACAGAGGCAACagttcacaaaagaaaaaagagtcgGGGGCAAAGAAGTCAAAAAGAGCTAATGTCAGCGACTTGGTCTTAAGATCCCATGAAGAAGCACTACAGATGTGTCAAGACCGCTGCTTGCGCATGGCCTACCCATGCATGGTCCAGGGCTGTGACTCTGTGGTGAAGTACCTGCACAGCGTGCACCGTCACTACATGAAAGTGCACCATTTGGGCCGGGAAGAACTTCACAAAAACGCAGACACCCTAGTGTTTCATGCTGAGAGGCTTGAAGAGCTTATCCAGAGGAAGTCTGCTCAACCAGCTGCGACGGGAGCAGGCAGCCCAAATGAGGGACAAGAAAAAGAGACCCTAAAAGAGTCAGAAAGCCCAGAGGAGCAGCCAGAACCCACAGGGGTCCCATCA GTCCCAGCTGAGTCGGAAAGCCCAGAGGAGCAGCCAGAACCCACAGGGTTCCCATCAGTCCCAGCTGAGACACAGGATGGAGGCTCACCTGATCCACCAATTTCTACGGAGGAGcaaaaggaggaaaaggaggagccTTCACCTGTCGAGACAAATGAAGTCCCAGTTGGTTCAAATGAGGTAGTTGAAGGTGAAGCAAGCACAGATGAAAAGCCTGAAGAAATGCCAGTAGCACCACAGAGCTCTCCCAAACTTGAAGAGAGATTAAGCTTAGATCAAATCCGACCTCTTCTTCGTCCCGTTACAGTTGACCTTTCACCTCCGTATTCATTACGCTTTGCTCCAGAGGAGAGCTCGCAAGATACATCAGAACACAAAGAGGATTGTAAAATGGTGAATGGGTCGGCCGCGGTGAGCTCTCCTACCGTTCGCCTGCCACTAAAACGCAAAAATGAAATCTCTGAACAGCCCTCAAACGTGAAGGACACTCAGCCAAGCAGTCCTCAGCACTCGTTTGACATCACTGCCTACAAGCCCATCGGCTTTGAGTCCTCCTTTTTGAAGTTTATCCAAGAAACCGCTCCGAAAGACGAAGAGGCCCTCGTGAAGCGGCGAGACACATTCAAACGCAGCTGCTCAGTCAAAGAGAACCACCACCTGGGAATCTCTCACACCCGCGGCAGGCGGACTCATTCCCCACTGCTGAAGTCCAACAGCACCACTGGAGACTTTACATCAATCCAAAACTTGAAGTCCATCTTGGACAAAGCACTAGCTGGGTGTGGGGACCTGGCCATCAAGCA
- the rlf gene encoding zinc finger protein Rlf isoform X1 encodes MAENNVEAEHEWSDWALDSAEDTLIAMETLLATLRAFEDVLRQQPISMASSTEYCDNFCQALMHYAGSRNSMEHGLPLLEVYCLSINCFAAARSHLTAESDRVALVLKRLALSCFELLLSVPENEIPFEAWVQFNQSVQIAHDSLLQFGSTDLQALLQITGEGGAWSNPILTALLTGQATNPDEVEAYILLEGEGFMEMRVKHLEKMGEVAKAVVLAKACSECSFIPNQAMFRQTFVSLLCHLLPNEEAIIEISRLDCKDVLEITCNLEMEGEENTAFILCTTFLTQQLQQQNLYCSWELTLLWSKLQRRLDPSLVSLLERCLQLGAIAKTVQHLLYLVRVIQTEAEELGTPASVELCVKALQLPKQEDSETRISVCKTISCLLRNDLEVLRACQLTELLLGSSQEAFTCLEELYLRPDQKYDQENEVIPNSLRCELLLALKAYWPFDPEFWDWKTLKYHCNFLLGLNAESEGEGEQEKEVKTKKLEVPVVQKRVETDLHCRINGGLGSHEHQDKKEPHPEVDASSEVKREKFCCKICKRSFTDTQIVHHSKRHSQENNHLCPVCLEKFKSRKDLVPHMKKHIGSKSIPSQNNTKDDEEDDVEPGEITLDPSLVLYYNSTRDPDLLHHIVQQTKTSKEKSPDDDEYVTFDYIEHHFKLQNRDEYPCPGTKCKRVFKHSKYLYVHLKSDHKGDENVKYFHQMRDKREKCVFCRRHFVSAYHHRKHRRAHYGDQPYTCVVVGCGAKFSTSNELVVHKQTHGYQLSYQCELQGCYVTYADLGQLYHHEAQHFRDAAFACCSTECKKYFLSKKEFMKHLSTHKITFTEEDFEAQRKAKRKLFKIITEPPVGFNQLSDPTDGVNGEVLNPPSMSCASSVEDFPNKEPKATMTLVAVCFDGSKFTCGFEKCGMTFSRARDVQRHLKCAHPEHLKLENREHKHDKEQGSKGMDTNVAPDGEEKETDEHSAPLKPVETDKKTATPPKSNETSFLSRHAKNDGLKEILLGLSKLSLNSVPLSSPSEPSQSSQDASLKFSHQAILEKPPVVLLNKNSDMSDEQMVVAKEEYTESLGNAKPYVCVYAGCGFRTAKSYSLLRHYISKHGCSLEEARKMTSFKTTSFKPYACQLCSKSHREKHVLRAHYIQAHKMSGALVDKISCGTVQLEQDKKSSSQPLSNIDPKGIKKETVIMEHQQKSNTPSLISENGQNSDNHSPSEGEGEDEVGRKEDNEEQKEEDETKTTQQVRTRRLVAKNNLCYILDKFSKPFHCVAKNCDAAFSTQGGLVRHLQFIHHYNRSQLLLDKDSDVQGPEVRKEPARKRAQPNPDEPQPQFKCHFANCHAVYHLKSSLVRHTRDFHSQPPELIRCKHEGCSRVFSHSSALKKHMLYSHCEYYDSLVVRLQSTHKKSITGCQNKLVVSQEGCQKTDAGSPDTHDGTSSPRAEGTEQLEENRGNSSQKKKESGAKKSKRANVSDLVLRSHEEALQMCQDRCLRMAYPCMVQGCDSVVKYLHSVHRHYMKVHHLGREELHKNADTLVFHAERLEELIQRKSAQPAATGAGSPNEGQEKETLKESESPEEQPEPTGVPSVPAESESPEEQPEPTGVPAESESPEEQPEPTGFPSVPAETQDGGSPDPPISTEEQKEEKEEPSPVETNEVPVGSNEVVEGEASTDEKPEEMPVAPQSSPKLEERLSLDQIRPLLRPVTVDLSPPYSLRFAPEESSQDTSEHKEDCKMVNGSAAVSSPTVRLPLKRKNEISEQPSNVKDTQPSSPQHSFDITAYKPIGFESSFLKFIQETAPKDEEALVKRRDTFKRSCSVKENHHLGISHTRGRRTHSPLLKSNSTTGDFTSIQNLKSILDKALAGCGDLAIKQLQFLKPVVVLGRPVCTTLPDLFPSDTNNSKLLLGS; translated from the exons ATTGCCCATGACAGCTTACTGCAGTTTGGAAGTACAGACCTCCAAGCTTTGCTGCAGATCACAGGAGAAGGTGgagcatggagcaaccccatcCTCACTGCCCTCCTCACTGGCCAGGCCACCAACCCAGACGAAG TTGAAGCTTATATACTCTTGGAGGGCGAGGGCTTCATGGAGATGCGGGTTAAACACCTGGAGAAGATGGGCGAGGTGGCGAAAGCGGTTGTGTTGGCCAAAGCCTGCAGCGAATGCAGCTTCATTCCCAACCAGGCCATGTTTCGCCAAACATTCGTCTCCCTTCTTTGTCACTTGCTGCCCAACGAGGAGGCAATAATAGAG atatCCAGGCTTGACTGTAaggatgttctggagatcacATGTAATTTGGAGATGGAGGGAGAAGAGAACACAGCCTTCATCCTGTGCACAACCTTCCTaacgcagcagctgcagcagcagaatctTTACTGCTCCTG GGAGTTGACTCTGCTGTGGAGTAAGCTACAGAGGAGACTTGACCCCTCACTGGTGTCTCTTTTGGAACGATGCCTTCAGCTCGGTGCCATTGCCAAAACAGTTCAACACCTGCTTTACCTTGTTCGTGTTATTCAAACAGAG GCAGAAGAATTGGGAACACCTGCTTCTGTTGAACTTTGTGTCAAAGCCCTACAACTCCCAAAGCAGGAGGACTCTGAAACCAGAATATCTGTCTGCAAGACAATATCTTGTCTTCTTCGAAATGATCTTGAAGTGTTGCGTGCCTGCCAGCTCACCGAGTTGCTGCTTGGCTCTAGCCAGGAAGCCTTTACTTGTCTTGAAGAACTCTACTTACGGCCCGACCAAAAATATGACCAAGAAAACGAGGTTATTCCCAACTCCCTACGCTGTGAGTTGCTCCTTGCACTAAAAGCTTACTGGCCTTTCGACCCAGAGTTTTGGGACTGGAAAACTCTTAAGTATCACTGCAATTTCTTGCTGGGACTGAATGCCGAGTCAGAAGGGGAAGGGGAACAGGAAAAGGAGGTGAAGACTAAAAAACTTGAGGTACCAGTGGTTCAAAAGAGGGTTGAGACTGACCTCCACTGCAGGATAAACGGAGGACTTGGGAGTCACGAGCATCAAGACAAAAAAGAGCCTCACCCAGAAGTCGATGCGTCTTCTGAGGTAAAAAGGGAAAAGTTTTGCTGTAAGATTTGTAAGAGGTCATTCACTGATACTCAGATCGTTCACCACTCCAAAAGACACTCCCAGGAAAACAATCACCTCTGTCCAGTTTGCCTGGAGAAGTTTAAGAGCAGAAAAGATCTTGTCCCTCACATGAAAAAACACATTGGAAGCAAATCGATTCCTtctcaaaacaacacaaaagatgatgaggaggatgatGTAGAACCTGGCGAGATCACCTTAGACCCATCTTTAGTGCTCTACTACAACTCCACTCGAGATCCAGATCTGTTGCATCACATCGTACAGCAGACCAAAACCTCCAAAGAGAAGAGTCCGGACGATGATGAGTATGTAACGTTCGATTACATCGAACACCACTTCAAGCTGCAGAACCGGGATGAATATCCATGCCCGGGAACCAAGTGCAAGCGGGTTTTCAAGCATTCCAAGTATCTGTACGTCCACTTGAAGTCAGATCACAAAGGTGACGAGAATGTTAAGTACTTTCACCAGATGAGAGACAAACGGGAAAAGTGTGTGTTTTGTCGACGGCATTTTGTCTCAGCCTACCATCATCGCAAACACAGACGGGCCCACTACGGGGATCAGCCTTACACTTGTGTGGTGGTCGGCTGCGGTGCGAAGTTCAGCACATCGAACGAACTGGTTGTGCACAAGCAGACCCACGGCTATCAGCTGAGCTACCAATGCGAGCTTCAAGGCTGCTACGTCACCTACGCCGACTTGGGGCAGCTGTATCACCACGAAGCACAGCATTTCCGAGATGCAGCATTTGCCTGCTGTAGCACTGAATGTAAGAAATACTTCCTATCCAAAAAGGAATTTATGAAGCATTTATCAACACACAAGATAACTTTCACAGAAGAAGACTTTGAGGCTCAGAGGAAGGCAAAGCGAAAACTTTTTAAGATCATCACTGAACCCCCAGTGGGTTTCAACCAGCTGAGCGATCCAACAGATGGCGTCAATGGAGAGGTTCTGAACCCTCCATCAATGAGTTGTGCCTCCTCTGTTGAAGATTTTCCCAACAAGGAGCCCAAGGCCACTATGACCCTTGTGGCTGTGTGCTTCGATGGCAGCAAATTTACCTGCGGCTTTGAAAAGTGTGGCATGACTTTTTCCAGAGCCAGAGATGTCCAGAGACACTTGAAATGTGCACACCCGGAGCACCTTAAACTGGAGAACAGAGAGCACAAACACGACAAAGAGCAGGGCTCCAAGGGGATGGATACCAATGTGGCGCCAGACGGTGAAGAAAAGGAAACGGATGAGCACTCGGCTCCATTAAAACCAGTCGAAACTGACAAAAAGACTGCCACCCCTCCCAAAAGCAACGAAACAAGCTTTTTGAGTCGCCATGCCAAAAACGACGGACTAAAAGAAATTCTACTTGGGTTGAGTAAACTAAGTTTGAACTCTGTGCCTCTTAGCTCGCCAAGTGAGCCCTCTCAGTCCAGTCAAGATGCGTCTTTAAAGTTTAGTCATCAAGCTATCCTGGAGAAACCTCCAGTTGTATTGCTCAACAAAAATTCTGATATGTCTGACGAACAAATGGTAGTAGCGAAGGAAGAATACACCGAATCGCTAGGTAATGCAAAACCGTACGTCTGTGTGTACGCAGGGTGTGGCTTCAGGACTGCCAAGAGTTACAGTTTGCTGCGCCACTACATCTCCAAACATGGCTGCAGCCTTGAAGAAGCCCGTAAAATGACCTCTTTCAAAACCACCTCGTTCAAACCCTACGCCTGCCAACTTTGTTCCAAGAGCCACAGAGAAAAACACGTACTTAGAGCTCACTACATTCAAGCCCATAAAATGAGCGGGGCTTTGGTGGATAAAATAAGCTGTGGAACAGTACAACTTGAGCAAGACAAAAAGTCGTCCTCTCAACCCTTGAGCAACATTGATCCAAAAGGGATAAAGAAAGAGACAGTGATAATGGAACACCAGCAGAAGTCAAACACGCCGAGTCTGATTAGTGAGAACGGACAAAACTCTGACAATCATTCACCATCTGAAGGGGAAGGAGAAGACGAAGTAGGGAGGAAAGAGGACAACGAAGAGcagaaggaggaagatgagaccaAAACTACACAGCAAGTCAGAACAAGACGTTTGGTAGCCAAAAATAACCTGTGCTATATACTGGATAAATTCAGCAAACCCTTCCATTGCGTGGCGAAAAACTGTGACGCAGCGTTCTCCACTCAGGGAGGCCTGGTGCGGCATCTACAGTTCATACACCATTACAACCGCTCTCAACTCCTGCTGGACAAAGACTCTGATGTCCAAGGTCCAGAGGTCCGAAAGGAGCCCGCGAGGAAAAGAGCTCAGCCAAACCCGGATGAGCCTCAGCCTCAGTTTAAATGTCACTTTGCTAACTGTCATGCCGTCTACCACCTCAAAAGCAGTTTAGTGCGTCACACACGGGATTTTCACTCGCAGCCACCTGAGCTCATTAGATGCAAGCATGAGGGCTGCTCAAGGGTCTTCAGTCACAGCAGTGCTCTTAAAAAGCATATGCTTTATAGTCACTGTGAATACTATGATTCCCTGGTGGTACGACTTCAGAGCACTCACAAAAAGTCGATTACTGGATGCCAAAATAAGCTTGTGGTGTCACAGGAGGGTTGCCAGAAAACAGACGCTGGTTCACCAGACACACATGATGGGACATCGAGTCCAAGGGCCGAAGGAACAGAACAGTTGGAAGAGAACAGAGGCAACagttcacaaaagaaaaaagagtcgGGGGCAAAGAAGTCAAAAAGAGCTAATGTCAGCGACTTGGTCTTAAGATCCCATGAAGAAGCACTACAGATGTGTCAAGACCGCTGCTTGCGCATGGCCTACCCATGCATGGTCCAGGGCTGTGACTCTGTGGTGAAGTACCTGCACAGCGTGCACCGTCACTACATGAAAGTGCACCATTTGGGCCGGGAAGAACTTCACAAAAACGCAGACACCCTAGTGTTTCATGCTGAGAGGCTTGAAGAGCTTATCCAGAGGAAGTCTGCTCAACCAGCTGCGACGGGAGCAGGCAGCCCAAATGAGGGACAAGAAAAAGAGACCCTAAAAGAGTCAGAAAGCCCAGAGGAGCAGCCAGAACCCACAGGGGTCCCATCAGTCCCAGCTGAGTCGGAAAGCCCAGAGGAGCAACCAGAACCCACAGGGGTCCCAGCTGAGTCGGAAAGCCCAGAGGAGCAGCCAGAACCCACAGGGTTCCCATCAGTCCCAGCTGAGACACAGGATGGAGGCTCACCTGATCCACCAATTTCTACGGAGGAGcaaaaggaggaaaaggaggagccTTCACCTGTCGAGACAAATGAAGTCCCAGTTGGTTCAAATGAGGTAGTTGAAGGTGAAGCAAGCACAGATGAAAAGCCTGAAGAAATGCCAGTAGCACCACAGAGCTCTCCCAAACTTGAAGAGAGATTAAGCTTAGATCAAATCCGACCTCTTCTTCGTCCCGTTACAGTTGACCTTTCACCTCCGTATTCATTACGCTTTGCTCCAGAGGAGAGCTCGCAAGATACATCAGAACACAAAGAGGATTGTAAAATGGTGAATGGGTCGGCCGCGGTGAGCTCTCCTACCGTTCGCCTGCCACTAAAACGCAAAAATGAAATCTCTGAACAGCCCTCAAACGTGAAGGACACTCAGCCAAGCAGTCCTCAGCACTCGTTTGACATCACTGCCTACAAGCCCATCGGCTTTGAGTCCTCCTTTTTGAAGTTTATCCAAGAAACCGCTCCGAAAGACGAAGAGGCCCTCGTGAAGCGGCGAGACACATTCAAACGCAGCTGCTCAGTCAAAGAGAACCACCACCTGGGAATCTCTCACACCCGCGGCAGGCGGACTCATTCCCCACTGCTGAAGTCCAACAGCACCACTGGAGACTTTACATCAATCCAAAACTTGAAGTCCATCTTGGACAAAGCACTAGCTGGGTGTGGGGACCTGGCCATCAAGCA